One window of Mesorhizobium sp. PAMC28654 genomic DNA carries:
- a CDS encoding biotin transporter BioY, whose amino-acid sequence MTDIALAPRGPSFSPLRLQDRSLGWQAGAVVIGTLFLALSSYIEVPMVPVPVTMQTFAVTLIGALYGWRLGAVAITAWLVEGALGFPVLAGGTGGAHYFLGATGGYLFAFPIVGALVGWLAERGWNGNKVVLAFVAMLLGNLACLALGTAWLAAMIGAEKAVTFGFLPFIVGGLLKSALAAATLKLFSGNKAKPANP is encoded by the coding sequence ATGACCGACATCGCACTCGCGCCCCGCGGCCCGTCTTTCAGTCCGCTCCGGCTTCAGGATCGCTCCCTTGGCTGGCAGGCCGGCGCCGTTGTCATCGGCACGCTGTTCCTGGCGCTGTCGTCCTACATCGAAGTGCCGATGGTGCCGGTTCCCGTGACCATGCAGACCTTCGCCGTGACGCTCATTGGCGCGCTCTATGGCTGGCGGCTTGGCGCCGTCGCCATCACGGCGTGGCTTGTCGAAGGCGCCCTGGGCTTTCCGGTGCTGGCGGGTGGCACGGGCGGCGCACATTACTTCCTCGGCGCGACGGGCGGCTACCTGTTCGCTTTCCCGATCGTCGGAGCGCTTGTCGGCTGGCTGGCCGAACGCGGCTGGAACGGCAACAAGGTCGTGCTTGCCTTCGTCGCCATGCTGCTCGGCAATCTTGCCTGTCTTGCGTTGGGTACTGCGTGGCTCGCCGCGATGATCGGCGCGGAAAAGGCCGTCACGTTCGGCTTCTTGCCGTTCATCGTCGGCGGTCTGCTCAAGTCGGCGCTAGCGGCGGCAACGCTCAAGCTGTTTTCCGGCAACAAGGCGAAGCCGGCCAATCCCTGA
- a CDS encoding GntR family transcriptional regulator: MAKSTDETIAVRISKVLADRIISGAIEPGARLRQDHIAEEFDTSHVPVREAFRRLEAQGLAVSEPRRGVRVAAFNLGEVKEVAEMRAALEVLALRHAAPHLTAAILDLAEEATKAGDKSRDVRSWEEANRAFHRLILTPCGMPRLLATIDDLHAVSARFLFAAWRSEWEIRTDQDHRAILGALRQGNTESAAATLGRHVQWIGRKPVKTASGTTREAFAIVG, from the coding sequence ATGGCAAAGAGCACAGACGAGACCATCGCCGTCCGGATCAGCAAGGTGCTGGCGGACCGGATCATATCGGGCGCCATCGAGCCGGGTGCCCGTTTGCGGCAGGATCACATCGCCGAAGAGTTCGACACCAGCCATGTTCCGGTACGCGAGGCTTTCCGGCGCCTCGAGGCGCAAGGGTTGGCGGTCAGTGAACCACGCCGTGGGGTGCGTGTCGCGGCCTTCAACCTTGGCGAGGTCAAGGAAGTCGCGGAAATGCGGGCGGCACTCGAAGTGCTGGCGCTGCGTCATGCCGCGCCGCATCTGACGGCAGCCATTCTCGATTTGGCGGAGGAAGCGACCAAGGCCGGCGACAAATCCCGCGATGTTCGGTCGTGGGAAGAGGCCAACCGCGCCTTTCATCGGCTGATCCTTACCCCTTGCGGCATGCCAAGGCTCCTCGCCACCATCGATGATTTGCACGCCGTAAGCGCACGCTTCCTGTTCGCTGCATGGCGCTCCGAGTGGGAAATTCGTACCGATCAGGACCATCGGGCAATCCTTGGCGCGCTCAGGCAGGGCAACACCGAATCGGCGGCCGCGACGCTTGGCCGACATGTGCAATGGATCGGCCGCAAGCCGGTCAAGACAGCCTCAGGGACGACGCGCGAGGCTTTTGCCATCGTCGGCTAG
- a CDS encoding polyprenyl synthetase family protein, whose product MGVVLNIENGKREPASIKDLIDLTAADMGRVNELILSKAGSDVEMIPEVANHLISSGGKRLRPMLTLAAAQMFGYAGEGHVKLATSVEFMHTATLLHDDVVDESGMRRGKKTARMIWGNQASVLVGDFLLGQAFRMMVDVGSLEALDILSSAASIIAEGEVMQLAAAKNLETTEDEHFAVIKAKTAALFSAAAEVGPVIAQATRNDRAALRSYGMNLGLAFQLIDDALDYGGTSKDLGKNVGDDFREGKVTLPVILAYRRGTKAERTFWKRAIEENVTDDAGLERAIGLMTRHGAIADTIGRARHFGEIARDALAPLEATPQKSALIDVIDFCISRVN is encoded by the coding sequence GTGGGTGTCGTTCTCAACATCGAAAACGGGAAGCGGGAACCCGCCTCCATCAAGGATCTGATCGACCTGACCGCCGCCGACATGGGGCGCGTCAACGAGTTGATCCTGTCCAAGGCCGGCTCCGACGTCGAGATGATCCCGGAGGTCGCCAATCATCTGATCTCGTCGGGCGGCAAGCGGCTGCGGCCGATGCTGACGCTCGCCGCCGCCCAGATGTTCGGCTATGCCGGCGAGGGGCACGTCAAGCTCGCCACGTCGGTCGAGTTCATGCACACCGCGACGCTTCTCCACGACGATGTCGTCGACGAAAGCGGCATGCGGCGCGGCAAGAAGACCGCCCGCATGATCTGGGGCAACCAGGCGAGCGTGCTGGTCGGCGACTTCCTGCTTGGACAGGCCTTCCGCATGATGGTCGATGTCGGCTCGCTCGAAGCGCTCGACATTCTCTCCAGTGCTGCCTCGATCATCGCCGAGGGCGAGGTGATGCAGCTTGCCGCCGCCAAGAACCTCGAAACCACCGAGGATGAACATTTCGCGGTCATCAAGGCCAAGACGGCGGCGCTGTTTTCTGCCGCCGCCGAAGTTGGTCCGGTCATCGCCCAGGCTACCCGCAACGATCGGGCGGCACTGCGCTCCTATGGCATGAACCTTGGCCTTGCCTTCCAGCTGATCGACGATGCGCTGGACTATGGCGGCACCAGCAAGGATCTGGGCAAGAATGTCGGCGACGATTTCCGCGAGGGCAAGGTGACCCTGCCGGTGATCCTGGCCTACCGGCGCGGCACCAAGGCCGAGCGCACCTTCTGGAAACGCGCCATCGAGGAGAATGTCACCGATGACGCCGGATTGGAAAGGGCGATCGGACTGATGACCCGCCATGGCGCCATCGCCGACACGATCGGGCGCGCCCGCCATTTCGGCGAGATCGCCCGTGACGCGCTGGCGCCGCTGGAAGCGACGCCGCAGAAATCGGCGCTGATCGACGTCATCGATTTCTGTATCAGCCGGGTGAACTGA
- a CDS encoding alpha/beta hydrolase has translation MTKGCIIRLWHSFSTVGLLVGTVFFAASLTPSLNPRSFLVQGVLSGFCLAAGYGVGVFSLWLWTYLELPKPGAHRARFIKLLAAALCAGIALIFLWRASDWQNSIRSLMDLPPVDSARPFQVGLIALLAFVVLLMLARLFLLTFQFIADRLRPFIPRRIALVIGISVAVVLFGSVINGVLLRYALHVADSSYKQLDALLEDGIKQPADPQKTGSAASLVDWEHLGRTGREFVSTGPTKQELRSFLGRDALEPIRVYAGLRSADTPEARASLALEELKRVGAFDRSVLVIITPTGTGWVDPAAMNTLEYLHGGDVASVAIQYSYLPSWLSLMVEPGYGGEAARALFKEVYGYWTKLPKDHRPKLYLHGLSLGAMNSEQSNELFEVLGDPYQGALWSGPPYSSRIWRSITSNRNPGSPAWLPRFRDGSYVRFTNQTNALDIPGAHWGPMRAVYLQYASDAVTFFEPRSFYRAPAWMNRPRGPDVSPELRWYPIVTFLQLAVDMAGAATMPMGHGHVYAPEHYIDAWIAVTDVQGWSADDVARLKRHFARQ, from the coding sequence ATGACAAAGGGTTGCATCATCAGGCTGTGGCACTCGTTCTCGACAGTGGGTCTGCTTGTCGGCACCGTCTTCTTCGCGGCGTCGCTGACGCCATCGCTCAATCCGCGCAGCTTCCTCGTGCAAGGCGTTCTTTCCGGCTTCTGCCTTGCCGCCGGCTATGGCGTCGGTGTTTTCAGCCTGTGGCTGTGGACGTATCTGGAGCTTCCCAAGCCCGGGGCACACAGGGCACGCTTCATCAAGCTGCTGGCCGCCGCTCTTTGCGCGGGGATTGCACTGATCTTTCTCTGGCGTGCTTCGGACTGGCAGAATTCGATACGAAGCCTGATGGATTTGCCGCCGGTCGACAGCGCGCGGCCGTTCCAGGTCGGCCTGATCGCACTGCTTGCCTTCGTCGTACTCCTGATGCTGGCAAGACTGTTCCTGCTCACCTTCCAGTTCATCGCCGACAGGCTGCGCCCCTTCATTCCACGGCGCATCGCCCTCGTCATCGGGATTTCGGTCGCGGTCGTGCTGTTCGGCAGCGTCATCAATGGCGTCCTCCTGCGCTATGCCCTGCATGTTGCCGACAGTTCCTACAAGCAGCTCGACGCGCTTCTGGAAGACGGCATCAAGCAGCCGGCCGATCCCCAGAAAACCGGCAGCGCTGCCTCGCTGGTTGACTGGGAACACCTTGGACGAACCGGACGGGAATTTGTCTCGACCGGGCCGACGAAACAGGAACTGCGGTCCTTCCTGGGGCGCGACGCGCTTGAGCCGATCCGCGTCTATGCCGGTTTGCGCTCCGCCGACACGCCAGAAGCGAGAGCCAGCCTGGCGCTGGAGGAGTTGAAACGGGTCGGCGCATTCGACCGCTCCGTTCTCGTCATCATCACGCCAACCGGGACGGGCTGGGTCGATCCGGCGGCCATGAACACGCTCGAATATCTGCATGGCGGCGACGTCGCCAGCGTCGCCATCCAGTATTCCTATTTGCCAAGCTGGCTGTCGCTGATGGTCGAGCCCGGTTATGGCGGCGAAGCCGCGCGAGCTCTTTTCAAGGAGGTCTATGGCTACTGGACCAAACTGCCCAAGGATCATCGTCCAAAGCTCTATCTGCACGGCCTCAGCCTCGGCGCCATGAATTCCGAACAATCCAACGAACTGTTCGAGGTACTCGGCGATCCCTACCAAGGGGCATTGTGGAGCGGTCCACCCTATTCGAGCCGCATCTGGCGCTCGATCACCAGCAACCGCAATCCGGGTTCGCCCGCATGGCTGCCACGCTTTCGCGACGGCTCCTATGTACGGTTCACCAACCAGACGAACGCGCTCGACATTCCCGGCGCGCATTGGGGACCGATGCGCGCCGTCTATCTCCAATATGCCAGCGACGCGGTGACGTTCTTCGAACCGCGATCCTTCTACCGGGCGCCGGCCTGGATGAACCGGCCACGCGGTCCCGACGTTTCTCCCGAATTGCGGTGGTATCCAATCGTGACGTTCCTGCAACTCGCCGTCGACATGGCCGGCGCCGCGACGATGCCGATGGGGCATGGCCACGTCTATGCGCCGGAGCATTATATCGACGCCTGGATCGCGGTAACGGACGTTCAAGGCTGGTCGGCGGATGATGTCGCGCGGTTGAAGCGTCATTTCGCCAGGCAATAA
- a CDS encoding DUF2007 domain-containing protein — MIELIRTNDAVIISFVESLMRDAGIGCFVADQNMSVLDGSIGILPRRVMVDADQADAARRILTDAGIANEIRQK; from the coding sequence ATGATAGAACTCATCCGCACCAACGACGCCGTCATCATTTCCTTTGTCGAATCGCTGATGCGCGATGCCGGCATCGGTTGTTTCGTCGCCGACCAGAACATGAGCGTGCTCGACGGATCAATCGGCATCCTGCCGCGACGCGTCATGGTCGACGCCGACCAGGCCGACGCGGCGCGACGCATCCTCACGGATGCCGGCATCGCCAACGAGATTCGCCAGAAATAA
- a CDS encoding tRNA1(Val) (adenine(37)-N6)-methyltransferase, translated as MSVSPAALALDMPAHTVDAFHRGRFWLVQPKQGGHRAGMDAMMLAASVPSAFTGHLADFGSGAGAAALAVLSRCPAAEAVLVERSAEMAGFAATTLAHPGNAHLSDRASVLTADVALSGRARIAAGLRDNAFDFVIMNPPFNAAEDRATPDALRREAHVMEDGLFDSWIRSAAAVVKPRGGLSVIARPEQLGAILVAMAGRFGDTEMLAVHPRPEAAAIRIVVRATLGARGKLSIRPPLMLHAASGNGPAERTEMINNGLASLFGD; from the coding sequence ATGTCCGTTTCACCAGCCGCCCTCGCCCTGGACATGCCGGCCCATACGGTCGACGCGTTCCATCGCGGGCGCTTCTGGCTGGTACAGCCGAAGCAAGGGGGGCATCGCGCGGGGATGGACGCCATGATGCTGGCTGCTTCCGTGCCGTCGGCCTTCACCGGGCACCTCGCCGATTTTGGCTCTGGAGCTGGCGCGGCCGCACTGGCGGTGCTGTCACGTTGTCCGGCCGCCGAGGCGGTGCTCGTCGAACGGTCCGCGGAAATGGCTGGATTCGCCGCGACGACGCTTGCCCACCCCGGCAACGCGCATCTGAGTGACCGGGCATCGGTGCTGACGGCCGATGTCGCACTGTCAGGCCGGGCACGCATTGCCGCCGGCTTGAGAGACAACGCGTTCGACTTTGTCATCATGAACCCGCCATTCAACGCGGCCGAGGACCGCGCTACACCCGACGCGCTGAGAAGAGAGGCGCATGTGATGGAGGACGGCCTGTTCGACAGCTGGATTCGAAGCGCCGCGGCCGTGGTGAAGCCGCGCGGTGGGCTATCGGTCATTGCCCGGCCAGAGCAGCTTGGCGCCATCCTCGTTGCGATGGCCGGCCGCTTCGGCGACACCGAGATGCTGGCCGTCCACCCGCGCCCGGAGGCCGCTGCGATCCGCATTGTCGTCAGGGCGACGCTCGGTGCGCGCGGCAAACTGTCGATCCGTCCGCCGCTAATGCTTCATGCAGCATCGGGCAACGGCCCCGCAGAGCGGACGGAGATGATCAACAATGGGCTTGCATCGCTGTTCGGTGACTGA
- a CDS encoding S49 family peptidase — protein MKRLFNRLLPKSWRSTVVTVPVIRLHGTIMSGGQFRQNLSLASTAGLIEKAFSFEAPAVAISINSPGGSPVQSRLIFKRIRDLATEKNKKVLVFVEDVAASGGYMIAVAGDEIFADPSSIVGSIGVVSASFGFPELMKKIGVERRVHTAGQNKAVLDPFKPEKKEDVERLKALQLEVHDTFIELVKDRRGKKLRDDPELFTGLFWTGKKGLELGLVDALGDMRTVLKTRFGPKTQLRLVTAPRGFLSRFGLFGSSKGFSAPDIAAAAASGVVDAAEERALWARFGL, from the coding sequence GTGAAACGCCTTTTCAACCGCCTGCTGCCGAAATCCTGGCGCTCCACCGTCGTCACCGTTCCGGTCATCCGTTTGCATGGCACCATCATGTCGGGGGGCCAGTTCCGGCAGAACCTGTCGCTCGCCTCCACGGCCGGGCTCATCGAAAAGGCATTTTCCTTCGAAGCGCCGGCGGTCGCCATCTCGATCAATTCGCCTGGCGGCTCGCCGGTTCAGTCACGGCTGATCTTCAAGCGCATCCGCGACCTGGCGACAGAGAAGAACAAGAAGGTCCTGGTCTTCGTCGAGGATGTGGCGGCATCGGGCGGCTACATGATCGCGGTTGCCGGCGACGAGATCTTTGCCGATCCGTCCTCGATCGTCGGATCGATCGGCGTCGTGTCGGCCTCTTTTGGCTTTCCCGAACTGATGAAGAAGATCGGCGTAGAGCGCCGCGTCCATACCGCGGGCCAGAACAAGGCGGTTCTCGACCCGTTCAAGCCGGAGAAGAAGGAAGACGTCGAGCGGTTGAAGGCGCTGCAACTCGAGGTGCACGATACCTTCATCGAACTCGTCAAGGACAGGCGCGGCAAGAAACTCAGGGATGATCCGGAGCTGTTCACCGGCCTGTTCTGGACCGGCAAGAAGGGGTTGGAGCTCGGCCTTGTCGATGCGCTGGGCGACATGCGCACCGTCTTGAAGACCCGCTTCGGGCCAAAAACCCAACTCAGGTTGGTCACGGCGCCGCGCGGTTTCCTCAGCCGGTTCGGCCTGTTCGGCTCAAGCAAGGGCTTTTCGGCACCCGACATCGCCGCCGCTGCCGCCAGCGGCGTGGTCGATGCGGCGGAAGAGCGCGCATTGTGGGCTCGCTTCGGGCTTTGA
- a CDS encoding 4-(cytidine 5'-diphospho)-2-C-methyl-D-erythritol kinase encodes MNSGARTWAAHAKVNLALHVTGRRDDGYHRIESLAVFTRFGDRIETELADSDTFSVSGRYASAVPLDGSNLVLQARDALRKEAGLQDTPSVAIRLEKNLPVAAGIGGGSSDAAAVLRGLIQIWNLDIDNAVLARIGLALGADVPMCLAAKPLIARGIGEELSMVPDFSSLGLVLVNPGTAVSTAEVFQALARRDNEGLPPLPRVLDFHGVRNWLEITRNDLEPAALAMQPAIGRALSQLNRAGAGFARMSGSGATCFGLFETGNVAKRAAAEIRGRQPDWFVAATRSLTSEADPHGQD; translated from the coding sequence GTGAATTCCGGCGCTCGGACGTGGGCCGCGCATGCCAAGGTCAATCTGGCGCTCCATGTCACCGGCAGGCGTGACGATGGTTATCATCGGATCGAGAGCCTGGCCGTCTTCACCAGGTTCGGCGACAGGATCGAAACGGAGCTGGCCGACAGCGACACGTTTTCCGTGTCTGGCCGATATGCGTCCGCGGTGCCTCTCGACGGCAGCAATCTGGTGCTGCAGGCGCGCGACGCGCTGCGAAAGGAGGCTGGCCTCCAGGATACGCCATCTGTCGCCATCAGGCTGGAAAAGAACCTGCCGGTCGCGGCCGGCATTGGCGGCGGGTCGAGCGACGCTGCGGCAGTGTTGCGTGGTCTCATCCAGATATGGAATCTTGACATCGACAATGCCGTTCTGGCGCGGATCGGCCTTGCGCTTGGCGCCGATGTGCCGATGTGCCTCGCCGCAAAGCCGCTGATCGCGCGCGGCATCGGCGAGGAATTGTCGATGGTGCCCGATTTTTCGTCGCTTGGACTGGTGCTGGTCAATCCGGGCACCGCCGTTTCCACGGCCGAAGTGTTCCAGGCACTCGCCCGTCGCGACAATGAAGGGCTGCCGCCGCTTCCGCGCGTTCTCGACTTCCATGGCGTACGCAACTGGCTGGAGATCACGCGCAACGATCTTGAGCCCGCGGCACTCGCCATGCAGCCCGCCATCGGCAGGGCGCTGTCCCAGTTGAACAGGGCTGGAGCGGGGTTTGCGCGGATGTCCGGTTCCGGCGCGACATGCTTCGGGCTGTTTGAAACCGGCAATGTGGCGAAGCGGGCGGCGGCCGAGATCCGCGGCCGCCAACCCGACTGGTTCGTCGCGGCAACGCGAAGCCTCACATCGGAGGCAGATCCCCATGGCCAGGACTGA
- the moaB gene encoding molybdenum cofactor biosynthesis protein B, translating into MARTDEGRPFIPVRIAVLTVSDTRGLADDKSGQTLADRIVEAGHILAARDIVTDDRDKIRDKVLGWSKDPAIDVVITTGGTGFTGRDVTPEALEPIFEKRMDGFSEVFHRISYDKIGTSTIQSRATGGVVNATFVFVLPGSPGACKDAWDGILKPQLDYRHMPCNFVEIMPRLDEHLQRGTKTA; encoded by the coding sequence ATGGCCAGGACTGACGAGGGCCGCCCCTTCATTCCAGTCCGCATCGCCGTGCTGACCGTTTCGGACACACGCGGCCTCGCCGACGACAAATCCGGCCAGACGCTCGCCGACCGTATCGTGGAGGCCGGCCATATACTGGCCGCGCGCGACATCGTCACGGACGACCGGGACAAGATCCGCGACAAGGTTCTGGGCTGGTCGAAAGACCCAGCGATCGATGTCGTCATCACCACCGGCGGCACCGGTTTCACCGGCCGTGACGTGACGCCGGAGGCGCTGGAGCCAATCTTCGAAAAGCGCATGGACGGCTTTTCCGAGGTGTTCCACCGCATTTCCTATGACAAGATCGGCACCTCGACGATCCAGAGCCGAGCCACCGGCGGCGTCGTCAACGCCACCTTCGTCTTCGTGCTGCCGGGCTCGCCCGGCGCCTGCAAGGATGCCTGGGACGGTATATTGAAGCCGCAGCTCGACTACCGGCACATGCCCTGCAACTTCGTCGAGATCATGCCGCGCCTGGATGAGCACCTGCAGCGCGGCACCAAGACCGCATAA